In one window of Dehalococcoidia bacterium DNA:
- a CDS encoding lysylphosphatidylglycerol synthase transmembrane domain-containing protein, whose amino-acid sequence MDKLAQPTTEPQDADKLPDVSLKRRLLSAPTLISFAIAAAIVVFIATRVQIDFASTWQYISHANPLFLVLAVAFYYANFPLRAYRWLVFLRNAGVERDPGVRLPSIASAAQMCYLGWFTNAVTGFRLGDVYRSYLLAKENRVSFPKTLGTLAAEHVVDIVVVFLSLVLSSVALLGRASPDKATLFIGVGVALLAATAALLVGMRVLGLRMAKRLPVPLARLYTLFHEGTLGSLRQLPWVLVVSLTIWCLEVAHLYLVARALGFDVDLSLLFFATAASAILIIVPITPGGLGLVETGVAGVLTLALAPPAALSVILLDRSITYVSVVIVGSGLFLVRYLRGRRSAGRRTGPTS is encoded by the coding sequence ATGGACAAGCTGGCGCAGCCAACGACTGAGCCGCAAGACGCCGACAAGCTGCCGGACGTCTCGCTCAAGCGGCGTCTCCTGTCGGCGCCCACGCTCATTTCTTTCGCCATCGCCGCGGCCATCGTGGTCTTCATCGCGACGCGCGTGCAGATTGATTTCGCCTCCACATGGCAATACATCAGCCACGCCAACCCGCTGTTCCTTGTCCTGGCCGTCGCTTTCTACTACGCCAACTTCCCCCTGCGGGCGTACCGCTGGCTTGTCTTCCTGCGGAACGCGGGCGTCGAGCGGGACCCGGGCGTGCGCCTGCCCTCCATAGCGAGCGCGGCGCAGATGTGCTACCTGGGCTGGTTCACGAACGCGGTGACGGGCTTCCGGCTCGGCGACGTCTATCGCTCGTACCTGCTGGCGAAGGAGAACCGCGTCAGCTTCCCGAAGACGCTGGGCACGCTGGCGGCGGAGCACGTGGTGGACATTGTGGTGGTGTTCCTGTCGCTCGTCCTGTCCAGCGTGGCGCTCTTGGGGCGCGCGAGCCCGGATAAGGCGACCCTGTTCATCGGCGTCGGCGTGGCGCTGCTGGCGGCGACCGCCGCCTTGCTGGTCGGCATGCGCGTGCTGGGCCTTCGCATGGCGAAGCGACTGCCCGTCCCGCTGGCCCGGCTCTACACGCTCTTCCACGAGGGCACGCTGGGCAGCCTGCGACAACTGCCGTGGGTGCTGGTCGTGAGCCTTACGATATGGTGCCTGGAGGTGGCCCACCTGTACTTGGTGGCGCGGGCGCTCGGCTTCGACGTGGACCTGTCGCTGCTGTTCTTCGCGACGGCGGCGTCCGCTATCCTCATCATCGTCCCCATCACGCCGGGCGGGCTGGGGCTGGTGGAGACCGGCGTGGCGGGCGTGCTGACGCTGGCGCTGGCGCCCCCGGCGGCGCTCTCCGTTATCCTGCTGGACCGCTCGATTACCTACGTGAGCGTCGTCATCGTCGGCTCCGGACTGTTCCTCGTGCGCTACCTGCGCGGACGCCGCTCCGCAGGGCGGAGGACCGGGCCGACCTCCTAG
- a CDS encoding NAD+ synthase gives MRTFRIALAQTNPTVGDLDGNTARILRYMDKARAAGADLVAFPELAITGYPPEDLLFKAQFIAENRKRLDRIARHAKDITAVVGFVDSNSDTYNAAAVIHNGKLVDVYHKMFLPNYGVFDEDRYFRAGRECPVYVINGVHVGVNICEDIWYAVGPTAVQREGGAEVIVTINGSPYHAGMRGFRERMVGTRASDNQLIIAYVNMVGGQDELVFDGGSMVFDQKGEVIARARQFQEDMLVLDLDVEGVQRERLHAPRPRKEHLPEHGIGELKRIVVSARPSSRARPPLPARPSAEGQPLDDMAEVYQALVVGARDYVRKNGFKTVVIGLSGGVDSSLTCCVAVDALGKRNVVGVGMPSRYSSEGSLADARALADALGVRFMVIPIEQPFKAYLETLSEPFSGTQPNVAEENIQARIRGNILMALSNKFGWLVLSTGNKSELSIGYSTLYGDMAGGFSVLKDVPKTLAYKLAAWRNAHPSREGRGPIPKSVLVKPPSPELRANQNTEEERVPYRIMDPILKAYVEEDRTFEDIVGMGYDAETVQRVLRWVDKNEYKRRQAPPGVKITPRAFGRDRRMPITNGYQKA, from the coding sequence ATGCGCACATTCCGCATCGCGCTGGCCCAGACCAACCCCACGGTCGGCGACCTGGACGGCAACACGGCCCGCATCCTGCGCTACATGGACAAGGCCAGGGCCGCGGGCGCCGACCTCGTCGCCTTCCCCGAGCTCGCCATCACCGGCTACCCGCCGGAGGACCTGCTCTTCAAGGCCCAGTTCATCGCGGAGAACCGCAAGCGCCTGGACAGGATTGCGCGGCACGCCAAAGACATCACCGCGGTGGTGGGCTTCGTGGACTCCAACTCGGACACCTACAACGCCGCCGCCGTCATCCACAACGGCAAGCTGGTGGACGTCTACCACAAGATGTTCCTGCCCAACTACGGCGTTTTCGACGAAGACCGCTACTTCCGCGCGGGCCGCGAGTGCCCCGTCTACGTCATCAATGGCGTGCACGTGGGCGTCAATATCTGCGAGGACATCTGGTACGCCGTCGGCCCCACGGCGGTACAGCGCGAGGGCGGCGCCGAGGTGATTGTCACCATCAACGGCTCGCCCTACCACGCAGGCATGAGGGGTTTCAGGGAGCGCATGGTGGGCACGCGCGCCAGCGACAACCAGCTTATCATCGCCTACGTCAACATGGTGGGCGGCCAGGACGAGCTGGTCTTCGACGGCGGCAGCATGGTCTTCGACCAGAAGGGCGAGGTCATCGCGCGGGCGCGCCAGTTCCAGGAGGACATGCTGGTGCTGGACCTGGACGTGGAAGGGGTGCAGCGCGAGCGCCTGCACGCGCCCCGCCCGCGCAAGGAGCATCTGCCGGAGCACGGCATCGGCGAGCTGAAGCGCATCGTGGTCAGCGCCAGGCCCTCATCGCGGGCGCGGCCACCGCTGCCCGCGCGTCCTTCCGCGGAAGGACAGCCGCTGGACGACATGGCGGAGGTCTATCAGGCGCTGGTCGTGGGCGCCCGCGACTACGTGCGGAAGAACGGCTTCAAGACGGTGGTCATCGGCCTGTCGGGCGGCGTTGACTCCAGCCTGACGTGTTGCGTCGCGGTGGACGCGCTCGGCAAGCGCAACGTGGTGGGCGTGGGCATGCCGTCGCGCTACTCGTCGGAGGGGAGCCTGGCGGACGCGCGCGCCCTGGCCGACGCCCTGGGCGTCCGCTTCATGGTCATCCCCATCGAGCAGCCTTTCAAGGCGTACCTGGAGACGCTGAGCGAGCCGTTCAGCGGGACTCAGCCCAACGTGGCGGAAGAGAACATCCAGGCGCGCATCCGGGGCAACATCCTGATGGCGCTGTCGAACAAGTTCGGCTGGCTGGTGCTGTCCACGGGCAACAAGAGTGAGCTGTCCATCGGCTACTCCACGCTCTACGGCGACATGGCGGGCGGCTTCTCCGTGCTGAAGGACGTGCCCAAGACGCTGGCGTACAAACTGGCTGCCTGGCGCAACGCCCATCCTTCCAGGGAAGGACGCGGCCCCATCCCGAAGAGCGTGCTGGTCAAGCCGCCCAGCCCGGAGCTGCGCGCCAACCAGAACACGGAGGAGGAGCGCGTCCCCTACCGCATCATGGACCCCATCCTGAAGGCGTACGTGGAGGAGGACCGCACCTTCGAGGACATCGTCGGCATGGGGTACGACGCGGAGACGGTGCAGCGCGTCCTGCGCTGGGTGGACAAGAACGAGTACAAGAGGCGGCAAGCGCCTCCCGGCGTCAAGATCACGCCGCGGGCCTTCGGGCGCGACCGGCGCATGCCCATTACTAACGGCTATCAGAAGGCGTAA
- a CDS encoding ATP-dependent helicase, which translates to MAWNTGIAGPVLDIAVYPSTPLRVMAGPGTGKTFAVMHRVARLLETGTSPSSILAVSFTRTAANDLISQLNSLGSPGAQNVTASTLHSLAFKLLRENAVFQATHRVARPLTSFESDCLVTDLAPNFGGKDAVKALVKAFGACWATLQHHQLGWPRDPIQQNFQRELLRWLTYHQAILIDELVPLALDYIRQNPASPHTPQYGHVLVDEYQDLNRADQEFVDAVARNGALTVIGDEDQSIYTMLRHAQPEGITQFHTSHSNTHDVPLHDCRRCPHQVVHMANALILHNHPQRPSTIRPMPGNSNGIVYIVQHNTVQQEIITSAAFVHWFLGNHPDVKPGQILVLSTRRIIGELIRDELVRLGHASQSFFAENYFEKPTAAEGYCLLTMLVRSDDRPALRAWLGIGSSNLRAPAYQRIWSDTDAAGVSPRQLLDGILSGSAQAPPYTDGLVQRYHALVTRLSALTGAMGTPLVDLLWPPGNPECADIRAVALSVAANSPSPEGMLEELTTAITQPELPSAQDDIIRVMSLHKSKGLTAKCVLVTGCIAGALPTIKAGLSTQEQIASLQEQRRLFYVAVTRTTDTLVLSGAALAPWGDAKRMGITVARSVGSDAVLQASQFMSEFGTHGPTPVSGNQWRSALGF; encoded by the coding sequence ATGGCGTGGAATACTGGCATTGCGGGACCCGTGCTTGACATTGCGGTTTATCCGAGTACGCCTCTCCGTGTTATGGCCGGTCCTGGAACAGGCAAGACCTTTGCGGTCATGCACAGAGTGGCGAGACTGCTGGAAACCGGGACTTCACCTTCGTCCATCTTGGCTGTTTCGTTTACTCGAACGGCTGCCAACGACTTGATTTCACAACTCAATTCGTTAGGCTCACCTGGAGCACAGAACGTTACAGCTTCCACTCTTCACTCACTCGCGTTCAAGCTCCTGCGAGAAAACGCTGTGTTTCAGGCAACACACCGCGTGGCTCGCCCGTTAACATCATTTGAATCTGACTGCTTGGTGACTGATCTAGCGCCGAACTTCGGCGGGAAAGATGCTGTTAAAGCCCTAGTGAAAGCATTTGGGGCATGTTGGGCGACACTTCAACACCATCAACTGGGATGGCCCCGTGACCCTATTCAACAGAACTTCCAGCGCGAGTTGCTTCGTTGGCTGACTTATCATCAGGCTATCCTGATTGATGAACTGGTTCCTCTTGCCTTGGACTATATTCGACAGAATCCAGCCTCGCCGCATACACCTCAATATGGCCACGTTCTAGTAGATGAATATCAGGACCTGAATCGGGCTGACCAAGAGTTCGTCGACGCTGTAGCCAGGAATGGAGCACTCACTGTGATCGGTGATGAAGACCAATCCATCTACACGATGCTTCGGCATGCACAGCCCGAAGGCATCACGCAGTTCCACACATCTCATTCAAATACCCATGACGTGCCCCTGCATGATTGCAGACGATGCCCCCACCAAGTCGTGCATATGGCGAACGCCTTGATCCTACACAATCATCCACAGCGTCCAAGCACAATTCGGCCAATGCCAGGGAACAGCAATGGCATCGTTTACATTGTTCAGCACAACACGGTCCAACAAGAGATAATCACCTCAGCCGCTTTTGTGCATTGGTTCCTGGGAAATCATCCTGATGTCAAACCAGGGCAGATTCTCGTTTTGTCAACACGACGGATTATCGGGGAATTGATCCGGGATGAGTTGGTCAGGTTAGGTCATGCTTCTCAGAGCTTCTTTGCTGAGAATTATTTTGAGAAACCAACTGCGGCAGAAGGGTACTGTTTACTGACGATGTTGGTTCGGTCCGACGACCGACCTGCATTGCGTGCCTGGTTAGGTATCGGGTCTAGTAATTTGCGTGCTCCCGCTTATCAGCGGATATGGAGCGACACAGACGCGGCGGGGGTCAGTCCCCGCCAATTGCTCGACGGTATTCTTTCAGGTTCTGCTCAAGCGCCGCCTTATACAGACGGTCTTGTTCAACGGTATCACGCACTTGTCACAAGATTATCGGCACTGACCGGAGCAATGGGGACGCCGCTGGTTGACCTCCTGTGGCCACCTGGTAATCCCGAATGTGCGGACATCCGCGCTGTTGCCTTGTCGGTAGCGGCTAACTCTCCTTCGCCGGAGGGAATGTTGGAAGAATTGACCACTGCAATCACTCAACCAGAACTCCCTAGCGCCCAGGACGATATCATCCGTGTGATGAGTCTGCATAAGTCGAAGGGATTGACTGCAAAGTGCGTCTTGGTTACGGGCTGCATCGCCGGAGCTTTGCCCACAATCAAGGCAGGTCTTTCCACACAAGAGCAGATAGCTTCTCTTCAAGAGCAACGGCGGCTGTTTTATGTAGCTGTGACTAGGACCACCGATACCTTGGTATTGAGTGGCGCTGCCTTGGCACCGTGGGGCGATGCAAAGCGCATGGGGATCACTGTCGCGCGCAGCGTCGGGAGTGATGCCGTTCTTCAAGCGAGTCAATTCATGAGCGAATTTGGAACACACGGGCCCACGCCCGTGTCGGGAAACCAATGGCGCTCGGCCCTAGGGTTTTAG
- the rsmG gene encoding 16S rRNA (guanine(527)-N(7))-methyltransferase RsmG → MERLTEGARRLGISLTPAQMERFSRYREELLRWNRQVNLTAITLPDEVEVKHFLDSLSFALALPGGPRAGMRVLDIGSGGGFPGIPLRIACPGIRLTLLESARKKTYFLRHLVSTLGLPDVEVVTDRAETRAHDPAYREQYDLVLARAVAETAELAELALPFCAIGGRAVLGKMSDAAAEVERAAEAIATMGGRLLHVLPVELPGLSGRTLVVLAKERPTPPAYPRRPGMPHKRPLGFEKDLVHGQAGAAND, encoded by the coding sequence GTGGAGCGGCTGACGGAGGGCGCTCGACGGCTGGGCATCAGCCTGACGCCGGCGCAGATGGAGAGGTTCTCCCGCTACCGCGAGGAGCTTCTCCGCTGGAACAGGCAAGTGAATCTGACCGCCATCACCCTGCCTGATGAGGTGGAGGTCAAGCACTTCCTGGACTCGCTCAGCTTCGCGCTGGCGCTGCCGGGCGGGCCGCGGGCCGGGATGCGCGTGCTGGACATCGGCTCAGGCGGCGGGTTCCCGGGCATACCGCTAAGGATAGCTTGCCCCGGCATACGGTTGACGCTGCTGGAATCGGCGCGGAAGAAGACGTACTTTCTGAGACATCTGGTCTCCACACTGGGGTTGCCCGACGTGGAGGTCGTCACCGACAGGGCGGAGACGCGGGCGCATGACCCCGCGTACCGGGAGCAATACGACCTGGTGCTGGCGCGCGCGGTGGCGGAGACGGCGGAGCTCGCGGAGCTTGCCCTGCCCTTCTGCGCCATCGGCGGCAGGGCCGTGCTGGGCAAGATGAGCGACGCAGCCGCTGAGGTGGAGCGCGCTGCGGAGGCCATCGCCACGATGGGCGGGCGTCTGCTCCACGTCCTGCCCGTCGAGCTGCCGGGCCTGTCGGGCCGGACGCTCGTCGTCCTGGCAAAGGAGCGCCCGACGCCTCCGGCCTATCCGCGGCGTCCGGGGATGCCGCACAAGCGCCCATTAGGATTCGAGAAGGACCTGGTGCATGGACAAGCTGGCGCAGCCAACGACTGA